A stretch of Longimicrobium sp. DNA encodes these proteins:
- the cysD gene encoding sulfate adenylyltransferase subunit CysD: ALESEAVYVLREAAAEFERPVLLFSGGKDSTVLVRLAQKAFWPGPIPFPLLHVDTGHNFPEALEFRDRLARETGVELIVRTVQDSIDRGRCVDETGPGASRNSLQSVTLLDAIAELKADAALGGARRDEEKARAKERFFSHRDRFGQWNPQNQRPEIWSLFNAHRHPGEHFRVFPLSNWTEMDIWRYIARERIELPSLYFAHRREVVARNGQLLARTPWVPLLAGERYEERQVRFRTVGDATCTGAMESAASTVDEVIAEIAGLRVGERGGRADDHRSEAALEDRKRQGYF, translated from the coding sequence CGCGCTGGAGAGCGAGGCCGTCTACGTGCTGCGCGAGGCGGCGGCGGAGTTCGAGCGTCCCGTCCTCCTCTTCTCCGGCGGCAAGGACTCCACCGTGCTGGTGCGGCTGGCGCAGAAGGCGTTCTGGCCCGGCCCCATCCCGTTTCCCCTGCTGCACGTGGACACGGGGCACAACTTCCCCGAGGCGCTGGAGTTCCGCGACCGGCTGGCGCGCGAGACGGGGGTGGAGCTGATCGTCCGCACGGTGCAGGACTCCATCGACCGCGGCCGCTGCGTGGACGAGACGGGGCCGGGCGCCAGCCGCAACTCGCTGCAGAGCGTCACGCTCCTCGACGCCATCGCCGAGCTCAAGGCGGACGCCGCGCTGGGCGGCGCGCGGCGCGACGAGGAGAAGGCGCGGGCCAAGGAGCGCTTCTTCTCGCACCGCGACCGCTTCGGGCAGTGGAACCCGCAGAACCAGCGCCCGGAGATCTGGAGCCTGTTCAACGCGCACCGCCATCCGGGGGAGCACTTCCGCGTATTTCCGCTCAGCAACTGGACCGAGATGGACATCTGGCGGTACATTGCGCGCGAGCGGATCGAGCTTCCTTCGCTCTACTTCGCCCACCGGCGCGAGGTGGTGGCCCGCAACGGGCAGCTTCTGGCGCGCACGCCGTGGGTGCCGCTGCTCGCCGGTGAACGCTACGAGGAGCGGCAGGTGCGCTTCCGCACCGTGGGCGACGCCACCTGCACCGGCGCCATGGAGTCCGCCGCATCCACCGTGGACGAGGTGATCGCCGAGATCGCGGGGCTGCGCGTGGGCGAGCGCGGCGGCCGCGCGGACGATCACCGCTCCGAAGCGGCCCTCGAAGACCGCAAGCGCCAGGGGTACTTCTGA
- a CDS encoding sulfite oxidase — protein sequence MAGEPRVVVRPSPLCAETPLEALATEITPAGLHYVRSNFPFPDLDARTHRIRVDGAVGEPLELGMDELARLPRRTVGVTLECAGNDRLTLAPLPAGELWGGGAVATAEWGGVSLADVLARAGVAHGAVEVLVEAADEGVAGGNEIRFARSLPMEKALHADTLLAFEMNGEPLPPEHGAPLRLVVPGWYGMASVKWVARISVLTEPFAGWFQRDRYVLDYGAGGPIVPVAEMAVKAVVTGPRGGEVLGTGPVTVDGWAWSGTGPITRVQVAVDGGDAWEDARVHPASGGYLWQRWEYEWASRAPGRHTLRVRAHDAAGNVQPDAPRWNRLGYGANAVRAVVVEAR from the coding sequence ATGGCCGGTGAGCCGCGCGTCGTCGTCCGCCCGTCGCCGCTCTGCGCCGAGACGCCCCTCGAAGCGCTCGCAACCGAGATCACACCCGCGGGGCTGCACTACGTCCGCAGCAACTTCCCCTTCCCAGATCTGGACGCGCGCACCCACCGCATCCGCGTGGACGGCGCCGTCGGGGAGCCGCTGGAGCTGGGGATGGACGAGCTGGCCCGCCTCCCCCGCCGCACCGTGGGCGTGACGCTGGAGTGCGCGGGGAACGACCGCCTCACCCTCGCGCCGCTGCCAGCGGGCGAGCTGTGGGGCGGCGGCGCGGTGGCGACGGCGGAGTGGGGCGGCGTCTCCCTTGCGGACGTCCTCGCCCGCGCCGGCGTCGCGCACGGGGCCGTGGAGGTGCTCGTGGAGGCCGCCGACGAGGGAGTGGCGGGGGGCAACGAGATCCGCTTCGCCCGCTCGCTCCCGATGGAGAAGGCGCTGCACGCGGACACGCTGCTGGCGTTCGAGATGAACGGCGAGCCCCTGCCGCCCGAGCACGGCGCGCCTCTGCGGCTGGTGGTCCCCGGCTGGTACGGGATGGCGAGCGTCAAGTGGGTGGCGCGCATCTCCGTGCTCACCGAGCCGTTCGCCGGCTGGTTCCAGCGCGACCGCTACGTGCTGGACTACGGCGCCGGCGGCCCCATCGTACCCGTCGCGGAGATGGCGGTGAAGGCCGTCGTCACCGGACCGCGGGGCGGGGAAGTGCTCGGCACGGGGCCGGTCACGGTGGACGGGTGGGCGTGGTCCGGCACGGGGCCCATCACCCGCGTGCAGGTGGCGGTGGACGGAGGCGACGCGTGGGAGGATGCACGGGTGCACCCCGCCTCCGGCGGCTACCTGTGGCAGCGGTGGGAGTACGAATGGGCGAGCCGCGCGCCCGGGCGCCACACCCTGCGCGTCCGCGCGCACGACGCGGCGGGGAACGTGCAGCCGGACGCCCCGCGCTGGAACCGGCTCGGCTACGGCGCCAACGCGGTACGCGCGGTCGTCGTCGAAGCGCGCTGA
- the cysC gene encoding adenylyl-sulfate kinase translates to MMNETETELLRLTTAGSVDDGKSTLIGRLLLDTGSVPEDQLEAVERATRRRGGGGVDLSLLTDGLRAEREQGITIDVAYRYFATPRRKFIIADTPGHVQYTRNMVTGASTADLAVVLVDAARGVLPQSRRHGFIASLLGIPHVVVAVNKMDTVDWDAGTFDRIVAEYRDFAQRLEIGSLSFVPVSALHGDNVAVPSERAPWYDGPTLLHQLENAHVGAGRNRIDFRFPIQYVVRSGGRGLAGRVASGTISPGEEVSILPAGTRSRVRSVGTFDGPVAEAGPGDSVVVTLEDEVDAGRGDMLVRRMNHPTVSTECDATICWMGDAPLDTAVPYLLRHTTRTVRARVTKLVYRIDVDTLHRERVDALGTNDIGRVEITTASPLCFDPYRINRETGSFVLIDPFTHATVAAGMIRAGVRSGEEERTEASPNVAWEGWNISRAERERRNGHRAAVVWLTGLPGAGKTTAARALERQLFGMGCSTMLLDGDQLRHGLTGDLGFSAEDRRENVRRVGEVASLFFQQGSIVLCSLVSPFRADRDRVRGMLPEGSFLEVHVECDLDECRRRDPKGLYARAERGEIPELTGVSSPYEAPERPELVLHTDRESAEASAARLLELLRERGVLGEIHGR, encoded by the coding sequence GTGATGAACGAGACTGAGACGGAGCTCCTGCGCCTGACCACGGCGGGAAGCGTGGACGACGGCAAGAGCACCCTCATCGGGCGCCTCCTGCTGGACACGGGGTCGGTGCCCGAAGACCAGCTCGAGGCGGTGGAGCGCGCCACCCGGCGGCGCGGCGGCGGCGGGGTGGACCTGTCGCTCCTCACCGATGGCCTGCGCGCCGAGCGGGAGCAGGGGATCACCATCGACGTCGCGTACCGCTACTTCGCCACGCCGCGCCGCAAGTTCATCATCGCGGACACCCCCGGCCACGTGCAGTACACCCGCAACATGGTCACCGGCGCCTCCACCGCGGACCTGGCGGTGGTGCTGGTGGACGCGGCGCGCGGCGTGCTCCCCCAGTCGCGGCGGCACGGCTTCATCGCGTCGCTGCTCGGCATTCCGCACGTGGTGGTGGCCGTCAACAAGATGGACACCGTGGACTGGGACGCGGGGACGTTCGACAGGATCGTGGCGGAGTACCGCGACTTCGCGCAGCGGCTGGAGATCGGGAGCCTCTCCTTCGTCCCAGTGTCTGCGCTGCACGGCGACAACGTGGCGGTGCCAAGCGAGCGTGCTCCCTGGTACGACGGGCCCACCCTCCTCCACCAGCTGGAGAACGCGCACGTGGGGGCGGGGCGCAACCGCATCGACTTCCGCTTCCCCATCCAGTACGTGGTGCGCTCCGGCGGGCGCGGGCTGGCGGGGCGCGTGGCGTCCGGCACCATCTCGCCGGGCGAGGAGGTGTCCATCCTCCCCGCCGGCACCCGTTCGCGCGTGCGGTCGGTGGGCACCTTCGACGGCCCTGTGGCCGAGGCCGGCCCGGGCGACTCGGTCGTGGTGACGCTGGAGGACGAGGTCGACGCCGGGCGCGGCGACATGCTGGTGCGGCGCATGAACCACCCCACCGTCTCCACCGAGTGCGACGCCACCATCTGCTGGATGGGCGACGCGCCGCTCGACACCGCCGTCCCGTACCTCCTGCGCCATACCACGCGCACCGTGCGGGCGCGCGTCACGAAGCTCGTCTACCGCATCGACGTGGACACGCTGCACCGCGAGCGGGTGGACGCGCTGGGCACCAACGACATCGGTCGGGTGGAGATCACCACTGCTTCGCCGCTCTGCTTCGACCCGTACCGCATCAACCGCGAGACGGGGAGCTTCGTCCTGATCGACCCCTTCACCCACGCCACGGTGGCCGCGGGGATGATCCGCGCCGGGGTGCGCTCGGGCGAAGAGGAGCGGACGGAGGCCTCGCCCAACGTGGCCTGGGAAGGGTGGAACATCTCGCGCGCCGAGCGCGAGCGCCGCAACGGGCACCGCGCCGCCGTGGTCTGGCTGACGGGGCTTCCCGGGGCGGGGAAGACCACCGCCGCCCGCGCCCTGGAGCGCCAGCTCTTCGGCATGGGGTGCTCGACGATGCTCCTCGATGGCGACCAGCTGCGCCACGGCCTCACCGGCGACCTCGGCTTCAGCGCGGAGGACCGGCGCGAGAACGTGCGGCGCGTGGGCGAGGTGGCGAGCCTCTTCTTCCAGCAGGGCTCCATCGTCCTCTGCTCGCTCGTCTCCCCGTTTCGCGCCGACCGCGACCGGGTGCGCGGCATGCTTCCCGAGGGTTCCTTTCTGGAGGTGCACGTGGAGTGCGACCTGGACGAGTGCCGCCGCCGTGATCCCAAGGGCCTCTATGCCCGCGCCGAGCGCGGCGAGATCCCCGAGCTGACCGGCGTGTCGTCGCCGTACGAGGCGCCGGAGCGTCCCGAGCTGGTCCTGCACACCGACCGCGAGAGCGCCGAAGCATCGGCCGCGCGCCTGCTGGAGTTGCTGCGCGAGCGCGGCGTCCTGGGAGAGATCCATGGCCGGTGA